A stretch of Lactuca sativa cultivar Salinas chromosome 6, Lsat_Salinas_v11, whole genome shotgun sequence DNA encodes these proteins:
- the LOC111900405 gene encoding uncharacterized protein LOC111900405: MFKSARWRSEKNKIKAVFRLQFHVTQLKQLAGDTLIISIIPADTGKPTTRLEKAKVKDGNCYWEKPHCETVKFVQDPKNGKFHEKIYHFSLATGSSKSSGIGEVSIDFASFAETTKTSSLSLPLKNANCAAILHVSIQRVQESLDQRDFDKSENANREDRSLRAQLTNGNTEEIIQSNPNEDCEVLNDNINRDNRTSSGSDLTLSGSDHEQPPPATIHEEHEHEHERASQWDWLEGSPPELSTDESSLSEEGSPDAMIKKLKIELDVLARQVDVSELELQTLRKQIVKERKKGQDLSREVDELKEERNAFKEVCEKLSGESRVKVKVKVNNGDPWDLVDELRQELNYEKDLNSNLRLQLQKTQESNSELILAVQDLEEMLEQKDSEKSKSKSKSTEVKSEIDDDEDQKALEDIVREHSGMQEAFLLEQKITDLYGEIEMYKRDKDELEMQMDQIALDYEILKQGNHDMSYKLEQSQLQEQLKMQYECGTYTVVNELESKIESLNNELKMKSKELSDSFLAIEELKTYVKNLEKDLEDQENGFEADIEDLMNEKVKQEQRAIRAEESMRKMKIQNANTAERLQEDFRKLSTQMNSSFEANEKVAMKAMEEANHLRVEKRYLEDMVKKVKQDLDFFRVHHEEKLVDLLKQITLKSKLLEKMENQMEDLSSICRTKIENLEDERKNLENEVHFVKMELEKSKKELTELTDANTQKDCENERLNSEIESLESRYNYMKLSIVEDESEKEKMKIQISELKGEVRKSQDELNLMEKKLKDSSNRVIMLEGLSKAASRNTPKSSKEVTNLKSKIELLEGQMKMKETALKSSESSFHEKEKDLQHKIKELETRLEDLDQSIVISQASRAEEIALLKKLNKSMEEELLEMQERYSEISLKFAEVEGERQKLVMTLRNVKNAKKSQR, translated from the exons ATGTTCAAGTCGGCGAGATGGAGGAGCGAGAAGAACAAGATCAAAGCTGTATTCAGATTGCAATTTCATGTAACTCAG CTAAAACAGTTAGCAGGCGATACTTTGATCATATCTATCATTCCAGCAGATACAGGAAAACCAACAACAAGATTAGAAAAAGCCAAAGTCAAAGATGGAAATTGTTATTGGGAAAAACCACATTGTGAAACTGTGAAGTTTGTTCAAGATCCAAAAAATGGAAAATTTCATGAGAAAATCTATCACTTTTCTCTTGCAACG GGCTCTTCAAAATCCAGTGGAATTGGTGAAGTTTCAATTGATTTTGCAAGTTTTGCTGAAACTACGAAGACCTCTTCTTTATCTCTTCCTCTTAAAAATGCAAACTGTGCTGCTATTTTACAT GTATCAATTCAAAGGGTACAGGAGTCATTAGATCAAAG GGATTTTGATAAAAGTGAAAATGCAAACCGAGAAGATAGGAGTTTAAGGGCTCAATTAACCAATGGAAATACAGAAGAAATCATTCAAAGCAATCCTAATGAA GATTGTGAGGTTTTGAATGATAACATTAACAGAGATAATCGAACATCCAGTGGATCTGATCTCACATTATCAGGTTCTGATCATGAACAACCACCACCTGCAACAATTCatgaagaacatgaacatgaacatgagAGAGCATCACAATGGGATTGGTTAGAAGGTTCACCTCCTGAATTAAGCACAGATGAATCTTCATTATCAGAAGAAGGTTCACCAGATGCCATGATCAAAAAGCTCAAAATTGAACTCGATGTTTTGGCTAGACAAGTTGATGTTTCAGAGTTAGAATTACAGACTCTTCGTAAGCAGATAGTGAAGGAAAGAAAAAAGGGTCAGGATCTTTCAAGGGAAGTGGATGAACTTAAAGAAGAAAGAAACGCGTTCAAGGAGGTGTGTGAAAAGCTCTCAGGAGAAtccagagtcaaagtcaaagtcaaagtcaacaatggGGATCCATGGGATCTTGTTGATGAACTGAGACAAGAACTTAACTATGAAAAGGATTTGAATTCCAATCTCAGATTACAACTCCAAAAAACACAAGAGTCAAACTCCGAGTTGATTCTTGCAGTTCAGGATCTTGAAGAAATGCTGGAACAGAAAGATTcggaaaagtcaaagtcaaagtcaaagtcaacagaagtGAAATCTGAgatagatgatgatgaagatcAAAAGGCATTGGAAGACATTGTGAGAGAACATAGTGGCATGCAGGAGGCGTTTTTACTAGAACAAAAGATAACAGATCTGTATGGCGAAATAGAGATGTACAAAAGAGATAAAGACGAGCTCGAAATGCAAATGGACCAAATTGCCCTTGATTATGAAATCTTGAAGCAAGGAAACCATGATATGTCTTACAAACTTgaacaaagtcaacttcaagaacAACTCAAGATGCAATACGAATGTGGCACATACACTGTAGTCAATGAACTCGAATCAAAAATAGAAAGTTTGAACAATGAgctaaaaatgaagtcaaaagaATTATCAGATTCATTTCTAGCCATTGAAGAGCTCAAAACCTATGTCAAGAACTTGGAGAAAGATTTGGAAGATCAAGAAAACGGTTTTGAAGCAGATATTGAAGATCTCATGAATGAAAAAGTCAAACAGGAGCAAAGGGCAATTCGGGCAGAAGAAAGCATGAGAAAGATGAAAATACAAAATGCTAATACAGCAGAGAGACTTCAAGAAGATTTCAGGAAGCTTTCTACACAAATGAATTCAAGTTTTGAAGCAAATGAGAAGGTGGCAATGAAAGCCATGGAGGAAGCCAATCACCTTCGTGTAGAGAAACGTTATCTTGAAGATATGGTCAAGAAAGTCAAACAAGATTTAGACTTTTTTCGCGTTCATCATGAGGAAAAGCTGGTTGATCTTTTGAAACAAATAACTCTGAAATCAAAACTGTTGGAGAAGATGGAGAACCAAATGGAAGATTTATCTTCCATTTGTAGAACTAAGATTGAGAATCTTGAAGATGAAAGAAAGAATCTTGAAAATGAGGTTCATTTTGTAAAGATGGAACTCGAGAAGTCAAAGAAGGAGTTGACCGAATTAACGGATGCTAATACGCAAAAAGATTGTGAAAACGAACGGTTGAATTCAGAGATTGAAAGTCTTGAATCACGATATAATTACATGAAGCTTTCCATTGTAGAAGATGAATCTGAGAAAGAGAAGATGAAGATCCAAATATCTGAATTAAAAGGAGAAGTCAGAAAGAGTCAAGATGAATTAAATTTAATGGAAAAGAAGCTTAAAGATAGTAGCAATCGAGTAATAATGTTGGAGGGATTAAGTAAAGCTGCTTCAAGAAACACCCCAAAAAGCTCAAAAGAGGTTACCAATTTGAAGAGCAAAATAGAGCTACTTGAG GGTCAAATGAAAATGAAGGAAACAGCTTTGAAAAGCTCTGAAAGTTCATTTCATGAGAAAGAGAAAGATCTTCAACATAAAATAAAAGAATTGGAAACAAGATTAGAGGATCTTGATCAGAGCATTGTGATTTCACAG GCTTCAAGGGCTGAGGAAATTGCATTATTAAAGAAATTAAACAAATCCATGGAAGAAGAACTGTTGGAAATGCAAGAAAGATATTCAGAAATAAGTCTGAAATTTGCAGAAGTAGAAGGTGAAAGGCAAAAACTTGTGATGACTTTAAGAAACGTCAAGAACGCAAAGAAATCCCAGAGATAA